In Solanum stenotomum isolate F172 unplaced genomic scaffold, ASM1918654v1 scaffold1482, whole genome shotgun sequence, a genomic segment contains:
- the LOC125850191 gene encoding 50S ribosomal protein L19-1, chloroplastic-like: MWRRLSSQLRALTPSLSPPKCNLFVTSSVSSSSLTSEIFRPSVALYNRHFSSEFGNASKENEVEHGNLLKTRLNVSVHSENNRHASLTSPYKGYRSCLSQYNAMVPSFPRRFITTGATSVDMVSEDASALATPRIKFKRLDKTAKHIMQILDKEAVEEVRAQSEIPDIKPGYIIQLKLEVPENKRRVSTIKGIVIARRNAGLNTTFRLRRLVAGVGVENLFHLYSPNLKEIKVLDKKRVRRAKLYYLRDKMNALKKH; this comes from the exons ATGTGGAGAAGACTCTCTTCTCAGCTCCGAGCTCTAACTCCATCCCTATCTCCTCCGAAATGCAACCTTTTCGTAACAAGTTCTGTTTCATCTTCGTCTCTGACGTCGGAGATTTTTCGTCCATCCGTGGCTCTGTATAATCGACATTTTAGCTCTGAATTTG GCAATGCTTCTAAGGAGAATGAAGTCGAGCATGGA AACTTACTCAAAACTAGATTGAACGTGTCTGTTCACTCTGAGAATAACAGACATGCTTCACTAACATCGCCTTACAAGGGTTATAGATCATGTTTATCGCAATACAATGCCATGGTCCCAAGTTTCCCTAGAAGATTCATTACAACAGGTGCTACTTCAGTTGACATGGTTTCTGAAGATGCTTCTGCTTTGGCAACTCCACGTATCAAATTTAAGAGGCTTGATAAAACAGCAAAACATATAATGCAG ATTCTTGATAAGGAAGCTGTTGAAGAAGTAAGGGCACAGAGTGAGATTCCTGATATAAAGCCTGGTTATATTATCCAGCTCAAATTG GAAGTGCCAGAGAACAAGAGACGTGTTTCAACTATCAAAGGCATAGTGATAGCAAGGCGCAATGCGGGTTTAAATACTACATTCAGATTAAGAAGACTTGTGGCTGGAGTTGGGGTTGAAAACCTATTTCATCT GTACTCTCCCAACCTAAAGGAGATAAAGGTGCTGGACAAGAAAAGAGTGAGGAGGGCCAAGCTATACTATCTCAGGGACAAAATGAATGCCCTGAAAAAACACTAA
- the LOC125850193 gene encoding splicing factor 3B subunit 6-like protein, producing the protein MAALSLRKGNTRLPPEVNRVLYVRNLPFNITSEEMYDIFGKYGAIRQIRIGTNKDTRGTAFVVYEDIYDAKTAVDHLSGFNVANRYLIVLYYQQAKMSKKFDQKKKEDEITKLQEKYGIPKDK; encoded by the exons ATGGCGGCGTTGAGTCTCCGAAAGGGCAATACCCGGCTACCGCCGGAGGTAAATAGGGTGCTATACGTTCGGAATCTTCCGTTCAACATCACGAGCGAGGAGATGTACGATATCTTCGGCAAGTACGGCGCTATTAGACAGATTCGTATTGGTACAAATAAGGATACACGTGGTACTGCTTTCGTCGTCTATGAGGATATATATGATGCGAAAACCGCCGTCGATCATCTATCCGGCTTCAATGTCGCTAatcg ATACTTGATAGTTCTGTATTACCAGCAAGCGAAGATGAGTAAGAAATTTGAccagaagaagaaggaggacgAGATAACGAAGCTTCAGGAGAAATATGGTATTCCCAAAGATAAGTGA